The genomic stretch CACCTTCCTCTTCCAGACACTTCAACAGAATCTGGGCCCCGGTCAATTTCATCGGCTATGCCTCCAATTTGCGATATTTGTCGAGCAGAGCCAGCAAGGTCGTCTTGCCCGCCAGCTTCTTCTTTTTGAGCTCCTTCACTTCCTGCATTTCAGTAGGAGACAGGTAGGCCTTGGACTCAAGCTTATCCAGCATTTTTTCGTAATTGTTATGTTGATCCCACAGAGCCTTGAGTTGCGAATCTTCGGCCCCGTACTTCTCAATGAGTTCAAGGTCTTTGGCTTCCATGTGTTGCTCCTTTTTACAGGTTAACGCGGTGACTCGCCTGGAAGAAGACTTCCCCAGTCCGGCTCTCCCGCAATATTAAGGGCCAGGTGCTTTTTCCGGCTGGAGTGGCCGGAGGCGATCTCCACCTGACTTTTTTTCAACCGCAACAACCTGGCGATGAATTCGACCAACCCCTTGTTGGCCTTGTTGTCCACCGCCGGTGCCCTAAGGCGAACTTTCAGGCACCCCTGGTACACGCCGGCGATCTCGTCCTTTCTTGCGCCCGGTTGGGCCCAAACGTCGAGGGACCACCCCGACTCCCGCCTTGAAACGAACTCCGGCCTTGAAATACGATTCTCCCTATTCGACCTTCTTCAGGTACTTGAGCTTGGACTCGATCTCCTCGACCTTGTCCCTTTCAGGATCGCTGTGCTCAAGCATTTCAAGATGCGCGTTGAGCATCCCCTTGAGCTGGACCTCGAACTGGGTGCGGGTCCGCTTCAGGGACTCTATCTCCTCATGGATATGAGCCAGGCGGTTGTGCCCCTTGCGCACGGTTTCGTCCGCCTTGGCGCGCGCCTCGTCCAGAATGAGCCGCGCCTCGCGACCGGCCGCGACCTTGAGATCGTCGACCATCTTCTGAGTGGACATGAGCGTGTCGCGCAGGGTCTCGTCGCGCTGGCGGTACTCCTTGAGGGAACTTTCCAGCCGCTTGATCTTCACGCGCATGGCCTTCTGCATGTCGGCCGCGTCGCCCAGGACTTCGGCCAGCTCAAGCATGAACTGGTCGACCTCGGCGCGCGAATAGCCGAGCAGGCCCCGCGAGAACTGTTTGTTGAGCAAATCGATCTTGGAAACCGTCACCACAGTCCTCCTTGGTCAAAGGGCTACATGGACATCCCGGAGCCCATGGAATAGGCCAATCGCAGGAGGTTCCCCACCACCACGATCTGGCAGACCTTGATGGCCAGCAGCACCACGATGGGGGAAAGGTCGAAACCGCCGACAACGGCGAACGGAATCCAACTGCGAATCTTGTAGAAAACAGGCTCGGTCACGCCGCGCAGAAAACGCACGACGGGGTTGTACGGGTCCGGATTCACCCAGGACAGGAGCGCAGATATGATGACGACCCAGAAGTAGGCAGAGAGAACGATGTCGAGAACTGTAGCAATTGCTTGGACAATCAAGTCCATGAGGCCTCCAAACGACGCGGTGCCAAGCACCGGTGATTAGTATCAATGTTGGTAATTTCGCATACGGGAATGCAAGAATCAAGTCCTAAAACGCGGGGGCGCACCCTTTATAGCAGCGTTGCATGGCCGCCCGGATGGCCCAGAAATTCTCAACGTGCACATCGGCCTCAAGGCCCTGGTCGCGATATGCCCAGAAACGCACCCCCGCCGCCTGCGCGGCCCGCTGGTCCACCACGGAGTCGCCGATGTAGGCCACTTCGTCCGGACGCACACCGTGTTCCTGCATGATCCGGAACAGCCCCTCGGGATGCGGCTTGGGCTTGCTGACCTTGCAGGAAGTGATGACCGGGTGGAAGAATCCCTCCAGATCCGTAAGCTTGAGGACCAAATCCATGGACGAGCCCCGGCTGGTGTTCACGGCCAGACCGAACCCGGCCGAGCGGAGCCAGCTCAAGAACTCGCGGATGCCCTCCGAACGCTTAAAGTACGGGGCCAAGGACGCCTGGTTCATGGTCGCGCCGATCTGGAAAGCCCGCTCAAGCTTGTCGGCGGGAACGATATGGCGCACGGCTTCTTCGTGGGTGCGCGTGTGCACATAATACTTCTCGGCCTCGGTCATGGGCGGCAGCCCCAGCTCGCGCCGGATGGTGCCGTAATAGACCATATTGGCCTCATAGGAATCGATCAGCACCCCGTCATTGTCGAAGACAACGGTCTTGACGCCCTCGATCAGGCGGGGGTTCATCAATGGGTTGGCTATCGCCATGTATCACTCCGAAATCTATTTGAGAATTGCGACGGTCAGTTCCTTCAAGGCCGCAGGCATCCCCTTGGGCTCGCTGCGGCGGCAGCCAAACCGCCAGGCCGGGGCCGTGGCCCGCAGGAGTCCGTCCTCCCCTTCCTCGAAGGCGATGCCGAACTCTTCCCAAACCTCGAATATCTCGGGATCGGCGCAGACCAGCTCGGCGTCCCCGGGGATGAAGGCGGGCAAAGCCTCGATCACCCGCTGCCAGGGCAACTGGATTTCCTGGCCGGCGGACGCGCCCCCGGTGTGGCTTAAAGTCTCGCCCAAAGCGGTCTCCCGCTCACCAAGGCTGTCTTCCTCGTCCACCCCGATAGTCCGGTCCATGGAGTCCCAATGGTCCTTGATCCCCTCTTCGAGCCCGACCAGTTCCAGGATGCGCTCTTCAAAGGACCAAGCCAGAAGCAGCACGAACTGGGCCTTGGAACGGGCGTCACGCTCTTCACGCTCCGCCTTCGATCCCTGCCCGTCATCGAACTGGCGGGTCAACTGGGCCTGGATGGACATGGACGAGCCCTCGTAGAAATCGTCGGAGGTCAAGGCTCCGAAATAGGCCATTTCACTGGGGTCCTTGAACTGCTCTCCAAAATTGATGCAGTCCTTGATGAGCGACCGCGCCGTCTTCGGATCAAGGGGCAGCCCTTCGGGCCGAAATGCGTGGTGATCGGC from Desulfovibrio sp. Fe33 encodes the following:
- a CDS encoding DUF465 domain-containing protein: MEAKDLELIEKYGAEDSQLKALWDQHNNYEKMLDKLESKAYLSPTEMQEVKELKKKKLAGKTTLLALLDKYRKLEA
- a CDS encoding DUF167 domain-containing protein, which encodes MSRPEFVSRRESGWSLDVWAQPGARKDEIAGVYQGCLKVRLRAPAVDNKANKGLVEFIARLLRLKKSQVEIASGHSSRKKHLALNIAGEPDWGSLLPGESPR
- a CDS encoding DivIVA domain-containing protein — protein: MTVSKIDLLNKQFSRGLLGYSRAEVDQFMLELAEVLGDAADMQKAMRVKIKRLESSLKEYRQRDETLRDTLMSTQKMVDDLKVAAGREARLILDEARAKADETVRKGHNRLAHIHEEIESLKRTRTQFEVQLKGMLNAHLEMLEHSDPERDKVEEIESKLKYLKKVE
- a CDS encoding YggT family protein; this encodes MDLIVQAIATVLDIVLSAYFWVVIISALLSWVNPDPYNPVVRFLRGVTEPVFYKIRSWIPFAVVGGFDLSPIVVLLAIKVCQIVVVGNLLRLAYSMGSGMSM
- a CDS encoding HAD family hydrolase, which encodes MAIANPLMNPRLIEGVKTVVFDNDGVLIDSYEANMVYYGTIRRELGLPPMTEAEKYYVHTRTHEEAVRHIVPADKLERAFQIGATMNQASLAPYFKRSEGIREFLSWLRSAGFGLAVNTSRGSSMDLVLKLTDLEGFFHPVITSCKVSKPKPHPEGLFRIMQEHGVRPDEVAYIGDSVVDQRAAQAAGVRFWAYRDQGLEADVHVENFWAIRAAMQRCYKGCAPAF